A stretch of Pristiophorus japonicus isolate sPriJap1 chromosome 10, sPriJap1.hap1, whole genome shotgun sequence DNA encodes these proteins:
- the LOC139274741 gene encoding fascin-like has translation MEFKVLSFGLINSAQKYLTGEVFNYKVNATGSSLKRSQIWIIEFTREDSPMIHIKSSFNRYIAADKNGKITCDQEAPHPNCVFLMMLHPDGRVSFQSEPFKRYLGGNLDNITCFAQAISDSEKWVLHLDTHPSVNMFNPGRKNYLRLNEQSGRVCCDKNLPWGADCVMTLYFDIKEKKYAIRTGNGSFLACNGKIESEVTHRTLYRLEIKNGMIGLKDMYGKFLSVKDCNVKTIKTLNPSMDELFVIDPSPGQISIMSLVNRKYISCTPGPAVYSNVIDINNAGIFQIMQDSATKKVCFQNISNYYLAVVAKGFIEVCKTLDFHCWFQLVYNGEKVALKTSNARYVTLNAGGQLLVGPVVIGKQEEFVFKLANRSQLILQSDFGFIGIIPGKQRLVCNRPMYEASKIILTDDGFYQFKIVLLDKYWEVDEEGFITATGEVPVNFTIELITSHQMILKGPNGKYIVAESDGSFKAVEESAKSATLFRY, from the coding sequence ATGGAATTTAAAGTGCTTTCTTTTGGTCTAATTAATTCAGCCCAAAAATATTTGACTGGAGAGGTGTTCAACTACAAAGTGAACGCAACGGGTTCCTCACTGAAGAGGAGCCAGATATGGATAATTGAGTTCACCAGGGAGGACTCTCCTATGATCCATATCAAGAGTTCATTTAACAGATACATTGCTGCAGACAAGAATGGCAAGATCACCTGTGATCAGGAGGCTCCCCATCCAAATTGTGTTTTCCTCATGATGCTTCATCCGGACGGAAGAGTTTCCTTCCAGTCGGAACCTTTCAAACGGTATTTAGGAGGAAACCTGGACAACATCACGTGCTTTGCCCAGGCTATCTCAGACAGCGAGAAGTGGGTGCTACACCTGGACACCCACCCCAGTGTCAACATGTTCAACCCTGGCAGGAAAAATTACCTCCGGTTGAATGAGCAAAGTGGAAGAGTGTGCTGTGATAAGAACCTACCCTGGGGCGCTGACTGTGTAATGACACTTTACTTTGACATCAAAGAGAAAAAATATGCCATAAGGACTGGAAATGGTAGCTTCCTTGCTTGCAATGGGAAGATTGAGTCTGAAGTAACACACAGAACATTATATCGTCTAGAGATAAAGAATGGGATGATAGGTCTGAAGGATATGTATGGAAAATTCCTATCTGTGAAGGACTGTAATGTTAAAACGATCAAAACTTTGAATCCTAGCATGGATGAACTTTTTGTCATAGACCCATCTCCTGGGCAGATCAGTATCATGTCGTTGGTGAATAGGAAGTATATCTCCTGCACACCTGGTCCAGCTGTCTATTCAAATGTTATTGATATAAATAATGCTGGAATCTTCCAAATTATGCAGGATTCCGCCACAAAGAAAGTCTGCTTCCAAAATATTTCAAACTACTATCTTGCAGTTGTTGCTAAAGGCTTCATTGAAGTCTGTAAGACTCTAGATTTTCACTGCTGGTTTCAACTTGTGTACAACGGGGAAAAGGTAGCTCTAAAGACATCAAATGCAAGATATGTGACTCTGAATGCTGGTGGCCAACTCTTGGTAGGGCCAGTTGTAATTGGGAAACAGGAGGAATTTGTTTTCAAACTTGCCAACCGATCACAGCTAATACTCCAGAGTGATTTTGGTTTCATTGGCATTATTCCTGGGAAGCAGAGATTGGTTTGCAACAGGCCTATGTACGAGGCAAGCAAAATAATTTTAACTGATGATGGCTTTTATCAGTTCAAAATAGTACTTCTGGACAAATACTGGGAAGTAGATGAAGAGGGCTTTATCACTGCCACTGGGGAAGTGCCTGTTAACTTCACTATTGAATTGATCACTTCACACCAAATGATTCTTAAAGGACCCAATGGAAAATACATTGTAGCAGAATCTGATGGGAGCTTCAAAGCTGTTGAAGAAAGTGCCAAGTCTGCCACATTGTTCCGATATTAA